The following are encoded together in the Caldisericia bacterium genome:
- a CDS encoding EamA family transporter codes for MRFILIFIAVISVSFAAIFIRLSSAPALTIATFRLGISSLLVLPFFLLYSEKKYQREDIKLFILTGFFLSLHFFSWITSLKYTSIMNSTVLVTTNPLFVAIFSYILFKKRTDKKTMIAIFISILGSFLMSYSGNLTSGKTFGNILALLGAVFASLYLISSSVLRKRYKLLDLIFPVYTISFLFLLLFSLFLKVPFFGFPLREYTLFFLLALIPQIIGHSIFNWSLKFFSPTFVAITILGEPIGSTILGIIFFREIPSFLDVAGGILIISGILISEKGLDKS; via the coding sequence ATGCGTTTCATACTTATATTTATAGCGGTTATATCTGTTTCCTTTGCAGCAATATTTATAAGACTTTCATCAGCTCCAGCTTTAACCATAGCTACGTTCAGACTTGGAATAAGCTCTCTCCTTGTTCTTCCATTCTTTTTACTGTATTCAGAGAAAAAATACCAAAGAGAGGACATAAAGTTATTTATACTTACCGGTTTCTTTCTTTCGCTTCACTTTTTTAGCTGGATTACATCACTAAAATATACATCCATAATGAATTCAACGGTGCTTGTAACTACAAATCCACTTTTTGTTGCCATCTTTTCATACATTCTTTTCAAAAAAAGAACGGATAAAAAAACGATGATTGCAATTTTTATATCAATTCTTGGTTCATTTCTTATGTCATACAGCGGAAATCTCACTTCAGGTAAGACCTTTGGCAATATACTTGCATTGCTCGGAGCAGTTTTTGCTTCGCTCTATCTTATATCTTCCTCTGTTTTGAGAAAAAGATACAAACTACTTGATCTTATCTTCCCTGTTTATACTATAAGTTTCCTATTTCTGCTTCTCTTCTCGCTCTTCTTAAAAGTTCCCTTTTTTGGGTTTCCTTTAAGGGAATATACACTCTTTTTTCTCCTCGCCCTTATTCCTCAGATAATAGGTCATTCCATATTCAACTGGTCACTAAAGTTCTTCTCCCCTACATTTGTAGCAATAACAATTCTCGGTGAACCTATAGGATCTACAATTCTGGGGATTATCTTTTTCAGAGAGATCCCCTCTTTTCTGGATGTAGCAGGGGGTATTCTCATTATTTCAGGAATACTTATTTCAGAAAAAGGACTTGACAAATCATAA
- a CDS encoding glutamine synthetase beta-grasp domain-containing protein, producing the protein MTKEEILKEIEKEGIKFIRLQFVDIMGIPKNVEIPVSEIENALDNGALFDGSSIEGFVRIDESDMLLVPDTNTFSVLPWTTAGSPVARIICDVKKPDGTPFLGDPRYILKREMEKVKKEFGYTMNAGPEAEFFLFKRDEDGNPTTITHDSGNYFDLLPRDLGEKVREEIVTTLQRMGFEVEAAHHEGAEGQHEIDFRYTDALRTADNVITFKLVTKTIALKYNLHATFMPKPVRGINGSGMHTNLSLFNEKGENIFYDKNGKFELSDEALYFIGGILKHARGISFIANPLVNSYKRLVPGYEAPVYISWALRNRSALIRVPAARGRATRVEFRSPDPSCNPYLAFALMLAAGVDGIRNKIDPKEPINIDIYDLADEDRRKMGIKTLPGNLMEAMEEFLKDSVLVETIGEHIVEKLVDAKKKEWEDFRIHVTDWELKRYLCIY; encoded by the coding sequence ATGACGAAGGAAGAAATCCTCAAAGAGATTGAAAAAGAAGGAATTAAGTTCATAAGATTGCAGTTTGTAGATATAATGGGAATACCAAAGAATGTTGAGATACCTGTCTCTGAAATTGAAAATGCACTTGATAACGGAGCTCTTTTTGATGGTTCATCCATTGAAGGTTTTGTAAGAATTGACGAATCTGACATGCTCCTTGTTCCAGATACAAACACCTTTTCTGTGCTTCCATGGACAACTGCTGGAAGTCCTGTGGCAAGAATAATATGTGATGTGAAGAAACCAGATGGAACTCCCTTTCTTGGCGATCCAAGATACATCTTAAAAAGAGAGATGGAGAAGGTTAAAAAGGAATTTGGTTATACAATGAATGCAGGACCTGAGGCAGAATTTTTCCTCTTTAAGAGAGACGAAGATGGAAACCCAACAACAATTACACATGACAGCGGAAACTACTTTGATTTACTTCCAAGAGACCTTGGAGAGAAGGTGAGAGAGGAAATTGTAACAACCCTTCAGCGTATGGGTTTTGAGGTTGAGGCAGCACACCATGAGGGAGCAGAGGGACAACACGAGATAGATTTTAGATATACTGATGCCTTAAGAACGGCAGATAATGTGATAACTTTTAAACTTGTAACAAAAACAATTGCCCTCAAATACAATCTTCATGCAACATTTATGCCTAAACCTGTAAGGGGAATTAATGGTTCAGGTATGCATACCAATCTCTCTTTATTCAACGAAAAGGGAGAAAATATATTCTATGATAAAAATGGAAAATTTGAACTTTCAGATGAAGCTTTATATTTCATCGGGGGTATCCTGAAACATGCAAGGGGTATATCCTTTATTGCAAATCCACTTGTCAATTCCTATAAAAGACTTGTTCCTGGATATGAGGCACCTGTCTATATATCATGGGCTCTAAGAAATAGATCTGCTTTAATAAGGGTTCCTGCAGCAAGAGGAAGGGCAACAAGAGTGGAGTTTCGCTCTCCTGATCCATCATGTAATCCATATCTTGCTTTTGCCTTAATGCTCGCTGCTGGAGTTGATGGAATAAGGAACAAAATTGATCCAAAAGAACCAATAAATATAGATATATATGATTTAGCGGATGAAGATAGGAGAAAGATGGGAATAAAAACTCTACCGGGAAATCTAATGGAAGCAATGGAGGAATTCTTAAAGGATTCAGTCCTTGTAGAAACCATTGGAGAGCACATTGTAGAGAAACTCGTGGATGCAAAGAAGAAAGAGTGGGAAGACTTTAGAATTCATGTAACAGACTGGGAACTAAAAAGATACCTCTGTATATATTAG